The Micromonospora sp. M71_S20 genome has a window encoding:
- a CDS encoding KamA family radical SAM protein: MTQTQPVETLSPPRPAPVAVPTAGQPYEYRRAPLVEPDWTRFPGWRHVTRDQWENAQWQRVNCVKNIKQLRTVLGDAVDETFYADLEADQKALATMSMLVPPQMINTMVPFAPMTTEAFFADPIRRYMIPVASDRRTDWPSHPYASRDSLHEHDMWVAEGLTHRYPTKVLAELLSTCPQYCGHCTRMDLVGNSTPAVDKLKLTLKPVDRYDAHIGYLKAHPGVRDVVVSGGDVANVPWKNLESYLMRLLEIETIRDIRLATKALMGLPQHWLQPDVVEGLERVARTAARRGVNLAIHTHVNHAQSLTPLVARAAQTALDVGVRDVRNQGVLMRGVNATAPDLLDLCFALQGEAGILPYYFYMCDMIPNAEHWRVPVWHAQQLQHDIMGYLPGYATPRIVCDVPFVGKRWVHMLTEYDRDRGISYWTKNYRTSIESADAEALNKRHAYYDPIDTLPETGQQWWAAHRND; encoded by the coding sequence GTGACCCAGACCCAACCGGTGGAGACCCTGTCCCCGCCCCGCCCGGCGCCGGTCGCGGTCCCCACCGCCGGACAGCCCTACGAATACCGCCGCGCGCCCCTCGTGGAACCCGACTGGACCCGCTTCCCCGGCTGGCGCCACGTCACCCGCGACCAGTGGGAGAACGCACAGTGGCAGCGCGTCAACTGCGTCAAGAACATCAAACAGCTGCGCACCGTCCTCGGCGACGCGGTCGACGAGACCTTCTACGCCGACCTCGAGGCCGACCAGAAGGCCCTGGCCACCATGTCCATGCTGGTGCCGCCGCAGATGATCAACACCATGGTCCCGTTCGCCCCGATGACCACCGAGGCGTTCTTCGCCGACCCCATCCGGCGCTACATGATCCCCGTCGCCTCCGACCGGCGCACCGACTGGCCCTCCCACCCGTACGCCAGCCGCGACTCCCTGCACGAACACGACATGTGGGTCGCCGAGGGCCTCACCCACCGCTACCCCACCAAGGTCCTCGCCGAGCTGCTCTCCACCTGCCCCCAGTACTGCGGGCACTGCACCCGCATGGACCTCGTCGGCAACTCCACCCCCGCCGTCGACAAGCTCAAGCTGACCCTCAAGCCCGTCGACCGCTACGACGCCCACATCGGCTACCTCAAGGCCCACCCCGGCGTCCGTGACGTCGTCGTCTCCGGCGGCGACGTGGCCAACGTCCCGTGGAAGAACCTCGAGTCCTACCTGATGCGGCTGCTGGAGATCGAGACCATCCGCGACATCCGGCTCGCCACCAAGGCCCTCATGGGCCTGCCCCAGCACTGGCTCCAGCCCGACGTCGTCGAGGGCCTCGAACGGGTCGCGCGCACCGCCGCCCGACGCGGGGTCAACCTCGCCATCCACACCCACGTCAACCACGCCCAGTCGCTCACCCCGCTGGTCGCCCGGGCCGCCCAGACCGCCCTCGACGTCGGCGTACGCGACGTGCGCAACCAGGGCGTGCTCATGCGCGGCGTCAACGCCACCGCCCCCGACCTGCTCGACCTCTGCTTCGCCCTCCAGGGCGAGGCGGGCATCCTGCCGTACTACTTCTACATGTGCGACATGATCCCCAACGCCGAGCACTGGCGGGTCCCGGTCTGGCACGCCCAGCAGCTCCAGCACGACATCATGGGCTACCTGCCCGGCTACGCCACCCCACGCATCGTCTGCGACGTCCCCTTCGTCGGCAAGCGCTGGGTGCACATGCTCACCGAGTACGACCGCGACCGCGGCATCTCGTACTGGACGAAGAACTACCGCACCTCCATCGAGTCCGCCGACGCCGAGGCGCTCAACAAGCGCCACGCCTACTACGACCCGATCGACACCCTGCCCGAGACCGGGCAGCAGTGGTGGGCCGCGCACCGCAACGACTGA
- a CDS encoding zinc-binding alcohol dehydrogenase: MGLHRVVEPAGVLPQAAWRLDASPEIAPNEVRIRVERLNLDAASFRQLWEKHGGDGDAVRAEVLQIVSARGKMQNPVTGSGGMLIGTVEEAGRRSPLGLRAGQRVATLVSLTLTPLTILDGLARWDGRSEQVPCDGYAILFARSIAAVLPADLDAQLSLAVLDVCGAPALTARVVSRYVAERERAGDATPVRVAVVGGAGKSGSLSLAAARRAGAARTVGVVPVVAERDALAAVGLADAVALADARDPVALSTAVTTALEAPADVTVVCVDVPGCEHGAVLATADGGTVVFFSMATSFAAAALGAEGLAADVTMLVGNGYVPGHAEFALGLLRAESGVRALFEARLAAD, translated from the coding sequence GTGGGTCTGCACCGCGTTGTCGAACCGGCGGGGGTGCTGCCGCAGGCCGCGTGGCGGCTGGACGCGAGTCCGGAGATCGCGCCGAACGAGGTGCGCATCCGGGTGGAGCGGTTGAACCTGGACGCGGCGAGCTTCCGGCAGCTGTGGGAGAAGCACGGCGGGGACGGCGACGCGGTCCGCGCCGAGGTGCTCCAGATCGTGTCCGCCCGGGGCAAGATGCAGAACCCGGTGACCGGGTCGGGCGGGATGCTGATCGGCACGGTGGAGGAGGCGGGGCGGCGTTCCCCGCTGGGGCTGCGGGCGGGGCAGCGGGTGGCGACCCTGGTGTCGCTGACGCTGACGCCGCTGACGATCCTCGACGGGTTGGCCCGCTGGGACGGGCGCAGCGAGCAGGTGCCGTGCGACGGGTACGCGATCCTGTTCGCCCGGTCGATCGCGGCGGTGCTGCCGGCGGATCTCGATGCGCAGCTGTCCCTGGCGGTGCTGGACGTGTGCGGGGCGCCGGCGCTGACGGCGCGGGTGGTGTCGCGCTACGTGGCGGAGCGGGAGCGGGCGGGGGATGCGACGCCGGTGCGGGTGGCGGTGGTCGGTGGCGCGGGCAAGAGCGGGTCGCTGTCGCTGGCGGCGGCGCGGCGGGCGGGTGCGGCCCGTACGGTCGGGGTGGTGCCGGTGGTGGCGGAGCGCGACGCGCTGGCGGCGGTGGGGCTGGCGGACGCGGTGGCGTTGGCCGACGCCCGGGATCCGGTGGCGTTGTCGACGGCCGTGACGACGGCGCTGGAGGCGCCGGCGGACGTGACGGTGGTCTGCGTGGACGTGCCGGGCTGTGAGCACGGTGCGGTGCTGGCGACGGCGGACGGCGGCACGGTGGTGTTCTTCTCGATGGCGACGAGTTTCGCGGCGGCGGCGTTGGGGGCGGAGGGCCTGGCGGCGGACGTGACGATGCTGGTCGGCAACGGTTACGTGCCGGGGCACGCGGAGTTCGCGTTGGGTCTGCTGCGCGCGGAGTCGGGGGTGCGGGCGTTGTTCGAGGCGCGTCTGGCGGCAGACTGA